The following proteins come from a genomic window of Edaphobacter sp. 4G125:
- a CDS encoding transcriptional regulator, translated as MPLPVILSEEKNSCISLRTTPNLEAVHINDRLHHELWTSWASLLRSYAAAHGLNSRHHAVVEVGADEITLRVASRWLRFTHDLAEGSEGNRSSFSLEEDGTVKLDGKTQEMDLAAEQLAREMMHSE; from the coding sequence ATGCCATTGCCTGTCATTCTGAGCGAAGAGAAGAATTCCTGTATCTCGCTAAGAACGACACCGAATTTGGAGGCAGTCCATATCAACGACCGACTCCATCATGAACTTTGGACCTCCTGGGCGTCGTTGCTTCGCTCCTACGCCGCCGCCCATGGACTCAACAGCCGGCATCATGCAGTCGTCGAGGTCGGCGCAGACGAGATCACGCTTCGTGTCGCCAGTCGTTGGCTTCGTTTTACGCACGATCTCGCCGAAGGCAGCGAAGGAAATCGTTCTTCCTTTTCACTGGAAGAGGATGGAACGGTTAAACTGGATGGAAAGACACAGGAGATGGACCTTGCCGCCGAACAACTGGCGCGGGAGATGATGCACAGTGAGTAA